A window of Ictalurus furcatus strain D&B chromosome 18, Billie_1.0, whole genome shotgun sequence contains these coding sequences:
- the shroom3 gene encoding protein Shroom3 isoform X4, translating into MMQISQGAMGAPWHQSYHGSASTTDLSGYDAGFLRKSPDQYSSRGSMESLDHSHPAYSSCNQLSVSKSSNSIDHLHSKRDSAYSSFSTSSSIPEYLAAGPTFSKERSYSMDSVPQHRTAEGMHQADIHYVHTVYDSQKGMSAEHEVLSTAVLKTNESKAHPSRCGSVQGRGCHRSNSTSGSSSSSVSSGCGTVTSHRHSAGPVWGQTHNDSSYENLKGAPSPPLRSDSYAATRSHERPSSWSSLEQARSLRALHKGSWHHSSGSVASGKSSFGIEGQLHTVIEKSPESSPTIKPKQSLPPLSQPGSAMLPTGIYPVPLPEPHFAQIPTTNPSSSSVYPALAKESKPIPQKEPCGVDSGVIMAAENGYQSNASYSCSVQSLVSPQPKQPNQVKDDPQTKCVFYRSHFQTQGSKSPGLPLGLERKDPYTPVQPRREKPRYSHGMDIMESYRQHREEELSRCQEQNVHPQPFYSSCELLEEHAQPQGSDQRINTSGRFHNESGTYQQRDQDLDHPLTRLENALAEVQRCASPQSTTSHCSIQSERSMSVMEKVSHFERQQTKPRSHSHSLCNYSSSVGPSQATHIAKRSLSGLKDLQKGYVPQGRSWSTGHEGNAESSQDLQPRYVSTDQAEHRKPHDLHRSKSSFQLNEENGKDFYRSKSTFHLEEKSKDIQWKEDHQDTLGTVPDTTFTRAYRDSIKDAQSKVLRSTSFRRRDLSINPPPVPVKHMSLDRKGPNISPKLTSSPHTPKERHVIPVELPDKTSAPELPRIPPVGPPVMRICGRKRLTMEQKKMSYSEPENIHEVGVSDQESGLCQKKAPLQFQLPETSVADRRRMFELVATRTAGTKLATSRPELKQMQQDALADYVERKTGRRMDGRPHRPHSAYMQSTSCSSIDSQSRTSTTSMGCLQEPGREGISEDNCQPFTLTANTQYPVHTNRNTQTQTQSEIYQSAFRPQSAEPQKPERQARRTIPGHVPGPTLAPLPNAPASQSLDEVFGRPVPAKSSGKSASAEDLLDRNQGHPVSQHFRSKSSPAVENYNMDVLAGDLRLFGSVSKENRLSGNVGPEVTQKSSSEVGLEQSCLLNPGLNQLNPGLNQLNPGLNQLNPPVIRRERQRHSDRPRSHSASGLAASVGLPCPFSSSEWQSTNKAQCQPNLDSITFPGTVPENRTSSLSGTDNQNSADANRSEDAPNDSGKTAHDLSLPHQEDAESLTPFSFNPCHSESPTSPKRSTSPIRSLTSLRISESSTGFASSATVSQGDDEVFLSPTSPPLHPLSRRGGNFSEEPPFPYPLTQPQVKEDALDVIVPQESQNLNSVFEHPSVTNAHQERDVRQLRNLSSLSGTSERDITSVAAVTSEAEAEELAESPEFPLLARRERTEAEVRVETLARELACRDEALAPLLDIWASTTMLDLMEDIFPSCSSALWHQAKNSSSHAGDSAQNAVCVAPEAHVKAVHGQMETDLDEEESNLNEKKVALLQALTVSLEALRMERERLVEEQLCYSALGCRIEALVQEHCKPNESEKYRMFIGDLEKIVNLLLSLSGRLARVENALNALQGEPEKGSMDERASLQQKQSQLRSQQEDARELKENLDRRERIVLQFLGGYLNTAQLHDYWRYIRAKPALLIRQRHLDELIRQGEEQLCRLTENTNHELNPQTSSTPSPCSDSNSPRPTTVTSL; encoded by the exons AGCTCAAGTATCCCAGAATACCTTGCAGCTGGGCCAACGTTCAGCAAGGAACGGTCATACTCCATGGACAGTGTTCCTCAACATAGAACTGCAGAGGGCATGCATCAGGCAGATATTCACTATGTCCACACCGTCTATGACTCTCAAAAGGGCATGTCTGCAGAGCATGAGGTCCTTTCTACAGCAGTCCTAAAAACTAATGAAAGCAAAGCACATCCATCTAGATGTGGAAGCGTACAGGGCAGGGGTTGTCACCGTTCTAACAGTACCAGtggcagtagcagcagcagtgtaAGTAGTGGTTGTGGTACAGTCACGTCTCATCGTCACAGTGCAGGACCAGTATGGGGCCAAACACACAATGACAGCTCTTATGAAAACCTGAAGGGGGCACCTTCACCTCCCTTACGCAGTGACAGCTATGCAGCCACCCGGAGCCATGAGCGGCCCAGCTCATGGTCCAGTCTTGAGCAGGCTCGGTCTTTACGGGCTCTTCACAAGGGTTCTTGGCATCACTCCAGTGGCTCTGTGGCATCAGGAAAATCATCCTTTGGAATAGAGGGACAACTTCACACTGTAATTGAAAAGAGTCCTGAGAGTAGCCCAACGATTAAACCCAAACAAAGCCTTCCACCTTTATCACAGCCTGGATCAGCCATGTTGCCTACTGGCATCTACCCTGTTCCACTGCCAGAGCCCCATTTTGCACAGATACCAACAACAAACCCCAGCTCTAGTAGTGTGTACCCAGCACTTGCCAAGGAGAGTAAACCCATCCCTCAAAAAGAACCCTGTGGAGTAGATTCTGGTGTTATAATGGCAGCAGAAAACGGATACCAAAGCAATGCTTCCTACTCCTGTTCTGTCCAATCTCTTGTTTCCCCACAACCTAAACAACCAAACCAGGTGAAAGATGACCCTCAGACCAAATGTGTCTTTTACAGGTCTCATTTCCAAACACAGGGGTCCAAGTCCCCAGGGTTGCCCCTAGGCCTTGAAAGAAAGGACCCTTACACCCCTGTTCAGCCAAGGCGAGAGAAACCCAGATACTCACATGGCATGGATATTATGGAATCTTACAGACAACATAGAGAGGAAGAGCTAAGCAGATGCCAAGAACAGAATGTCCATCCACAACCATTTTACTCATCATGTGAACTTTTAGAAGAACATGCCCAACCTCAAGGAAGTGATCAAAGAATCAACACTTCAGGTAGGTTCCACAATGAATCCGGCACCTATCAACAGAGGGACCAAGATCTGGATCATCCACTAACCCGACTTGAGAATGCACTTGCAGAGGTCCAGAGATGTGCTAGCCCACAGAGCACTACTAGCCATTGCAGCATCCAAAGTGAACGTAGCATGTCAGTAATGGAGAAAGTCAGTCACTTTGAGAGGCAGCAGACCAAACCACGTAGTCACAGTCACAGCCTCTGCAATTATAGCTCCTCTGTTGGTCCAAGTCAGGCTACCCACATTGCCAAGAGGTCTCTGTCTGGGCTGAAAGATCTGCAAAAAGGGTATGTCCCGCAAGGGAGAAGTTGGAGTACCGGCCATGAGGGAAATGCAGAATCATCACAGGACCTGCAGCCAAGGTACGTGAGCACTGATCAAGCTGAGCATAGGAAGCCACATGACCTACACCGAAGCAAGAGTTCTTTCCAACTCAATGAGGAAAATGGCAAAGACTTTTATAGGAGCAAGAGCACTTTTCATCTTGAGGAAAAGAGCAAAGACATCCAATGGAAAGAAGACCATCAGGATACCTTAGGCACCGTTCCTGACACCACCTTTACTCGAGCATACAGAGATAGCATCAAGGATGCTCAGTCCAAGGTGCTGAGATCCACTTCATTCCGAAGACGAGACTTGAGCATAAACCCTCCTCCTGTGCCTGTGAAGCACATGTCCCTCGATAGGAAGGGACCCAATATAAGCCCCAAACTCACCTCCTCTCCACACACTCCTAAAGAACGCCATGTTATTCCTGTTGAGCTACCAGACAAGACCAGTGCTCCTGAGCTTCCAAGAATCCCTCCTGTAGGGCCTCCAGTTATGCGAATATGTGGACGAAAGCGACTGACCATGgaacaaaagaaaatgtcatACTCTGAGCCAGAGAACATTCATGAGGTTGGAGTTTCTGATCAAGAGTCTGGCTTATGTCAAAAGAAGGCACCACTTCAATTCCAGCTTCCTGAGACAAGTGTTGCAGATCGACGAAGGATGTTTGAACTTGTAGCTACTCGTACTGCAGGTACCAAATTAGCCACCTCAAGACCTGAGTTAAAGCAGATGCAGCAAGATGCTTTGGCTGATTATGTGGAGCGCAAGACTGGTCGACGGATGGATGGGCGTCCTCATCGTCCTCATAGTGCCTACATGCAATCAACTTCCTGTTCGTCCATAGACTCACAAAGCCGAACCTCCACCACCAGCATGGGCTGTCTTCAGGAGCCAGGACGAGAGGGTATCTCTGAGGATAACTGCCAACCCTTCACTCTTACAGCCAATACACAATATCCCGTGCACACTAACAGGAACACCCAAACTCAGACTCAATCTGAAATCTATCAGTCTGCCTTTAGACCACAGAGTGCAGAACCACAGAAACCAGAAAGGCAAGCAAGGAGAACCATTCCAGGCCATGTTCCAGGTCCAACCTTGGCTCCCCTCCCCAATGCCCCTGCTAGCCAAAGCTTGGATGAAGTTTTTGGAAGACCTGTTCCAGCCAAAAGCTCAGGGAAATCAGCTTCAGCAGAGGACCTCTTGGATCGCAATCAAGGTCATCCTGTTTCTCAGCACTTCAGATCAAAATCCTCTCCAGCTGTGGAGAACTACAACATG GATGTCTTGGCTGGAGACCTCAGATTGTTCGGGAGTGTTTCTAAAGAAAACAG GCTATCAGGGAATGTGGGACCTGAGGTCACACAAAAGTCATCAAGTGAAGTTGGTCTGGAGCAGAGCTGTCTGCTGAACCCAGGTCTGAATCAGCTGAACCCAGGTCTGAATCAGCTGAACCCAGGTCTGAATCAGCTGAACCCGCCCGTGATAAGGAGGGAACGACAGCGCCACTCCGACCGACCCCGATCCCACAGCGCCTCAGGCCTGGCAGCTTCTGTCGGACTGCCCTGTCCTTTCTCCTCTTCAGAGTGGCAGAGTACCAACAAGGCACAGTGCCAACCCAACCTAGATTCCATCACTTTCCCAGGCACTGTCCCTGAAAATCGAACGAGTTCATTGTCAGGAACGGACAATCAAAATTCTGCCGATGCGAACCGTTCCGAAGACGCTCCGAACGACTCTGGGAAGACAGCCCATGACCTTTCACTTCCACACCAAGAAGATGCAGAGTCACTCACGCCTTTCTCTTTCAACCCATGCCATTCTGAATCGCCCACTTCTCCCAAACGATCCACCTCTCCCATTAGGTCCCTCACCTCTCTACGGATCTCAGAGTCCAGTACCGGCTTTGCCTCATCTGCAACTGTTTCACAGGGGGATGATGAGGTGTTTTTGTCTCCAACCTCTCCACCACTACACCCACTGTCAAGAAGAGGAGGAAACTTCTCAGAGGAACCTCCGTTTCCCTACCCGCTGACCCAGCCTCAAGTAAAGGAAGATGCACTTGACGTCATAGTGCCTCAAGAATCACAAAATCtaaacag CGTCTTTGAGCATCCGTCTGTCACAAATGCCCACCAAGAGAGAGACGTTCGTCAGCTGCGTAACCTCTCGTCCCTGTCAGGAACCTCCGAGCGTGATATCACCAGTGTCGCTGCTGTGACCTCTGAAGCTGAGGCAGAAGAGCTTGCAGAAAGCCCTGAGTTTCCATTGCTGGCCAGGAGGGAGCGCACGGAGGCAGAAGTGCGGGTGGAGACTCTGGCTCGGGAGCTGGCGTGCCGAGACGAGGCACTTGCTCCTCTTCTGGACATCTGGGCAAGCACCACTATGTTGGACTTGATGGAGGACATCTTTCCCTCCTGCTCATCTGCTCTATGGCACCAAGCGAAGAATAGCAGCAGTCATGCAGGTGACAG TGCTCAAAATGCGGTGTGTGTTGCTCCTGAGGCTCATGTGAAAGCTgttcatggacagatggagACTGATCTGGACGAAGAAGAATCCAATTTGAATGAGAAGAAG GTGGCGCTCCTGCAGGCTCTGACCGTGAGCTTAGAGGCGTTgcggatggagagagagagactggtcgAGGAGCAGCTGTGCTACAGTGCTCTGGGCTGCAGGATAGAGGCGCTGGTGCAGGAGCACTGCAAACCCAACGAGAGTGAGAAGTACCGTATGTTTATTGGCGACTTAGAAAAAATCGTCAACCTCCTGCTTTCGCTGAGCGGACGTCTGGCACGTGTGGAGAACGCCCTTAACGCCCTGCAGGGGGAGCCAGAGAAGGGAAGCATGGACGAGAGG gcatcCTTGCAGCAGAAACAAAGTCAGCTGCGCAGTCAACAGGAAGACGCACGTGAGCTGAAAGAGAACCTGGACCGACGTGAGCGCATCGTGCTCCAGTTCCTGGGCGGCTATCTGAACACCGCGCAGCTGCACGACTATTGGCGCTACATTCGTGCCAAACCGGCGCTGCTCATCCGCCAGCGCCACCTGGACGAACTCATCCGCCAGGGAGAGGAGCAACTCTGCAGACTGACGGAGAACACGAACCACGAGCTCAATCCGCAAACAAGCTCCACCCCCTCTCCGTGTAGTGATTCCAACTCGCCACGACCGACCACTGTGACCTCGCTCTGA
- the shroom3 gene encoding protein Shroom3 isoform X3 produces the protein MELLGSFYRRKLRRKQKRSELGRSDGALCKLPPETGVNGLISKVLRFTSRGSEPGSRPHSWHSTKLGEGPLDSDSMMQISQGAMGAPWHQSYHGSASTTDLSGYDAGFLRKSPDQYSSRGSMESLDHSHPAYSSCNQLSVSKSSNSIDHLHSKRDSAYSSFSTSSSIPEYLAAGPTFSKERSYSMDSVPQHRTAEGMHQADIHYVHTVYDSQKGMSAEHEVLSTAVLKTNESKAHPSRCGSVQGRGCHRSNSTSGSSSSSVSSGCGTVTSHRHSAGPVWGQTHNDSSYENLKGAPSPPLRSDSYAATRSHERPSSWSSLEQARSLRALHKGSWHHSSGSVASGKSSFGIEGQLHTVIEKSPESSPTIKPKQSLPPLSQPGSAMLPTGIYPVPLPEPHFAQIPTTNPSSSSVYPALAKESKPIPQKEPCGVDSGVIMAAENGYQSNASYSCSVQSLVSPQPKQPNQVKDDPQTKCVFYRSHFQTQGSKSPGLPLGLERKDPYTPVQPRREKPRYSHGMDIMESYRQHREEELSRCQEQNVHPQPFYSSCELLEEHAQPQGSDQRINTSGRFHNESGTYQQRDQDLDHPLTRLENALAEVQRCASPQSTTSHCSIQSERSMSVMEKVSHFERQQTKPRSHSHSLCNYSSSVGPSQATHIAKRSLSGLKDLQKGYVPQGRSWSTGHEGNAESSQDLQPRYVSTDQAEHRKPHDLHRSKSSFQLNEENGKDFYRSKSTFHLEEKSKDIQWKEDHQDTLGTVPDTTFTRAYRDSIKDAQSKVLRSTSFRRRDLSINPPPVPVKHMSLDRKGPNISPKLTSSPHTPKERHVIPVELPDKTSAPELPRIPPVGPPVMRICGRKRLTMEQKKMSYSEPENIHEVGVSDQESGLCQKKAPLQFQLPETSVADRRRMFELVATRTAGTKLATSRPELKQMQQDALADYVERKTGRRMDGRPHRPHSAYMQSTSCSSIDSQSRTSTTSMGCLQEPGREGISEDNCQPFTLTANTQYPVHTNRNTQTQTQSEIYQSAFRPQSAEPQKPERQARRTIPGHVPGPTLAPLPNAPASQSLDEVFGRPVPAKSSGKSASAEDLLDRNQGHPVSQHFRSKSSPAVENYNMDVLAGDLRLFGSVSKENRLSGNVGPEVTQKSSSEVGLEQSCLLNPGLNQLNPGLNQLNPGLNQLNPPVIRRERQRHSDRPRSHSASGLAASVGLPCPFSSSEWQSTNKAQCQPNLDSITFPGTVPENRTSSLSGTDNQNSADANRSEDAPNDSGKTAHDLSLPHQEDAESLTPFSFNPCHSESPTSPKRSTSPIRSLTSLRISESSTGFASSATVSQGDDEVFLSPTSPPLHPLSRRGGNFSEEPPFPYPLTQPQVKEDALDVIVPQESQNLNSVFEHPSVTNAHQERDVRQLRNLSSLSGTSERDITSVAAVTSEAEAEELAESPEFPLLARRERTEAEVRVETLARELACRDEALAPLLDIWASTTMLDLMEDIFPSCSSALWHQAKNSSSHAGDSAQNAVCVAPEAHVKAVHGQMETDLDEEESNLNEKKVALLQALTVSLEALRMERERLVEEQLCYSALGCRIEALVQEHCKPNESEKYRMFIGDLEKIVNLLLSLSGRLARVENALNALQGEPEKGSMDERASLQQKQSQLRSQQEDARELKENLDRRERIVLQFLGGYLNTAQLHDYWRYIRAKPALLIRQRHLDELIRQGEEQLCRLTENTNHELNPQTSSTPSPCSDSNSPRPTTVTSL, from the exons AGCTCAAGTATCCCAGAATACCTTGCAGCTGGGCCAACGTTCAGCAAGGAACGGTCATACTCCATGGACAGTGTTCCTCAACATAGAACTGCAGAGGGCATGCATCAGGCAGATATTCACTATGTCCACACCGTCTATGACTCTCAAAAGGGCATGTCTGCAGAGCATGAGGTCCTTTCTACAGCAGTCCTAAAAACTAATGAAAGCAAAGCACATCCATCTAGATGTGGAAGCGTACAGGGCAGGGGTTGTCACCGTTCTAACAGTACCAGtggcagtagcagcagcagtgtaAGTAGTGGTTGTGGTACAGTCACGTCTCATCGTCACAGTGCAGGACCAGTATGGGGCCAAACACACAATGACAGCTCTTATGAAAACCTGAAGGGGGCACCTTCACCTCCCTTACGCAGTGACAGCTATGCAGCCACCCGGAGCCATGAGCGGCCCAGCTCATGGTCCAGTCTTGAGCAGGCTCGGTCTTTACGGGCTCTTCACAAGGGTTCTTGGCATCACTCCAGTGGCTCTGTGGCATCAGGAAAATCATCCTTTGGAATAGAGGGACAACTTCACACTGTAATTGAAAAGAGTCCTGAGAGTAGCCCAACGATTAAACCCAAACAAAGCCTTCCACCTTTATCACAGCCTGGATCAGCCATGTTGCCTACTGGCATCTACCCTGTTCCACTGCCAGAGCCCCATTTTGCACAGATACCAACAACAAACCCCAGCTCTAGTAGTGTGTACCCAGCACTTGCCAAGGAGAGTAAACCCATCCCTCAAAAAGAACCCTGTGGAGTAGATTCTGGTGTTATAATGGCAGCAGAAAACGGATACCAAAGCAATGCTTCCTACTCCTGTTCTGTCCAATCTCTTGTTTCCCCACAACCTAAACAACCAAACCAGGTGAAAGATGACCCTCAGACCAAATGTGTCTTTTACAGGTCTCATTTCCAAACACAGGGGTCCAAGTCCCCAGGGTTGCCCCTAGGCCTTGAAAGAAAGGACCCTTACACCCCTGTTCAGCCAAGGCGAGAGAAACCCAGATACTCACATGGCATGGATATTATGGAATCTTACAGACAACATAGAGAGGAAGAGCTAAGCAGATGCCAAGAACAGAATGTCCATCCACAACCATTTTACTCATCATGTGAACTTTTAGAAGAACATGCCCAACCTCAAGGAAGTGATCAAAGAATCAACACTTCAGGTAGGTTCCACAATGAATCCGGCACCTATCAACAGAGGGACCAAGATCTGGATCATCCACTAACCCGACTTGAGAATGCACTTGCAGAGGTCCAGAGATGTGCTAGCCCACAGAGCACTACTAGCCATTGCAGCATCCAAAGTGAACGTAGCATGTCAGTAATGGAGAAAGTCAGTCACTTTGAGAGGCAGCAGACCAAACCACGTAGTCACAGTCACAGCCTCTGCAATTATAGCTCCTCTGTTGGTCCAAGTCAGGCTACCCACATTGCCAAGAGGTCTCTGTCTGGGCTGAAAGATCTGCAAAAAGGGTATGTCCCGCAAGGGAGAAGTTGGAGTACCGGCCATGAGGGAAATGCAGAATCATCACAGGACCTGCAGCCAAGGTACGTGAGCACTGATCAAGCTGAGCATAGGAAGCCACATGACCTACACCGAAGCAAGAGTTCTTTCCAACTCAATGAGGAAAATGGCAAAGACTTTTATAGGAGCAAGAGCACTTTTCATCTTGAGGAAAAGAGCAAAGACATCCAATGGAAAGAAGACCATCAGGATACCTTAGGCACCGTTCCTGACACCACCTTTACTCGAGCATACAGAGATAGCATCAAGGATGCTCAGTCCAAGGTGCTGAGATCCACTTCATTCCGAAGACGAGACTTGAGCATAAACCCTCCTCCTGTGCCTGTGAAGCACATGTCCCTCGATAGGAAGGGACCCAATATAAGCCCCAAACTCACCTCCTCTCCACACACTCCTAAAGAACGCCATGTTATTCCTGTTGAGCTACCAGACAAGACCAGTGCTCCTGAGCTTCCAAGAATCCCTCCTGTAGGGCCTCCAGTTATGCGAATATGTGGACGAAAGCGACTGACCATGgaacaaaagaaaatgtcatACTCTGAGCCAGAGAACATTCATGAGGTTGGAGTTTCTGATCAAGAGTCTGGCTTATGTCAAAAGAAGGCACCACTTCAATTCCAGCTTCCTGAGACAAGTGTTGCAGATCGACGAAGGATGTTTGAACTTGTAGCTACTCGTACTGCAGGTACCAAATTAGCCACCTCAAGACCTGAGTTAAAGCAGATGCAGCAAGATGCTTTGGCTGATTATGTGGAGCGCAAGACTGGTCGACGGATGGATGGGCGTCCTCATCGTCCTCATAGTGCCTACATGCAATCAACTTCCTGTTCGTCCATAGACTCACAAAGCCGAACCTCCACCACCAGCATGGGCTGTCTTCAGGAGCCAGGACGAGAGGGTATCTCTGAGGATAACTGCCAACCCTTCACTCTTACAGCCAATACACAATATCCCGTGCACACTAACAGGAACACCCAAACTCAGACTCAATCTGAAATCTATCAGTCTGCCTTTAGACCACAGAGTGCAGAACCACAGAAACCAGAAAGGCAAGCAAGGAGAACCATTCCAGGCCATGTTCCAGGTCCAACCTTGGCTCCCCTCCCCAATGCCCCTGCTAGCCAAAGCTTGGATGAAGTTTTTGGAAGACCTGTTCCAGCCAAAAGCTCAGGGAAATCAGCTTCAGCAGAGGACCTCTTGGATCGCAATCAAGGTCATCCTGTTTCTCAGCACTTCAGATCAAAATCCTCTCCAGCTGTGGAGAACTACAACATG GATGTCTTGGCTGGAGACCTCAGATTGTTCGGGAGTGTTTCTAAAGAAAACAG GCTATCAGGGAATGTGGGACCTGAGGTCACACAAAAGTCATCAAGTGAAGTTGGTCTGGAGCAGAGCTGTCTGCTGAACCCAGGTCTGAATCAGCTGAACCCAGGTCTGAATCAGCTGAACCCAGGTCTGAATCAGCTGAACCCGCCCGTGATAAGGAGGGAACGACAGCGCCACTCCGACCGACCCCGATCCCACAGCGCCTCAGGCCTGGCAGCTTCTGTCGGACTGCCCTGTCCTTTCTCCTCTTCAGAGTGGCAGAGTACCAACAAGGCACAGTGCCAACCCAACCTAGATTCCATCACTTTCCCAGGCACTGTCCCTGAAAATCGAACGAGTTCATTGTCAGGAACGGACAATCAAAATTCTGCCGATGCGAACCGTTCCGAAGACGCTCCGAACGACTCTGGGAAGACAGCCCATGACCTTTCACTTCCACACCAAGAAGATGCAGAGTCACTCACGCCTTTCTCTTTCAACCCATGCCATTCTGAATCGCCCACTTCTCCCAAACGATCCACCTCTCCCATTAGGTCCCTCACCTCTCTACGGATCTCAGAGTCCAGTACCGGCTTTGCCTCATCTGCAACTGTTTCACAGGGGGATGATGAGGTGTTTTTGTCTCCAACCTCTCCACCACTACACCCACTGTCAAGAAGAGGAGGAAACTTCTCAGAGGAACCTCCGTTTCCCTACCCGCTGACCCAGCCTCAAGTAAAGGAAGATGCACTTGACGTCATAGTGCCTCAAGAATCACAAAATCtaaacag CGTCTTTGAGCATCCGTCTGTCACAAATGCCCACCAAGAGAGAGACGTTCGTCAGCTGCGTAACCTCTCGTCCCTGTCAGGAACCTCCGAGCGTGATATCACCAGTGTCGCTGCTGTGACCTCTGAAGCTGAGGCAGAAGAGCTTGCAGAAAGCCCTGAGTTTCCATTGCTGGCCAGGAGGGAGCGCACGGAGGCAGAAGTGCGGGTGGAGACTCTGGCTCGGGAGCTGGCGTGCCGAGACGAGGCACTTGCTCCTCTTCTGGACATCTGGGCAAGCACCACTATGTTGGACTTGATGGAGGACATCTTTCCCTCCTGCTCATCTGCTCTATGGCACCAAGCGAAGAATAGCAGCAGTCATGCAGGTGACAG TGCTCAAAATGCGGTGTGTGTTGCTCCTGAGGCTCATGTGAAAGCTgttcatggacagatggagACTGATCTGGACGAAGAAGAATCCAATTTGAATGAGAAGAAG GTGGCGCTCCTGCAGGCTCTGACCGTGAGCTTAGAGGCGTTgcggatggagagagagagactggtcgAGGAGCAGCTGTGCTACAGTGCTCTGGGCTGCAGGATAGAGGCGCTGGTGCAGGAGCACTGCAAACCCAACGAGAGTGAGAAGTACCGTATGTTTATTGGCGACTTAGAAAAAATCGTCAACCTCCTGCTTTCGCTGAGCGGACGTCTGGCACGTGTGGAGAACGCCCTTAACGCCCTGCAGGGGGAGCCAGAGAAGGGAAGCATGGACGAGAGG gcatcCTTGCAGCAGAAACAAAGTCAGCTGCGCAGTCAACAGGAAGACGCACGTGAGCTGAAAGAGAACCTGGACCGACGTGAGCGCATCGTGCTCCAGTTCCTGGGCGGCTATCTGAACACCGCGCAGCTGCACGACTATTGGCGCTACATTCGTGCCAAACCGGCGCTGCTCATCCGCCAGCGCCACCTGGACGAACTCATCCGCCAGGGAGAGGAGCAACTCTGCAGACTGACGGAGAACACGAACCACGAGCTCAATCCGCAAACAAGCTCCACCCCCTCTCCGTGTAGTGATTCCAACTCGCCACGACCGACCACTGTGACCTCGCTCTGA